The proteins below come from a single Asanoa ferruginea genomic window:
- a CDS encoding PIG-L deacetylase family protein, which yields MTDQPAMLVVSAHAADFVWRASGGIASFVRQGGRAHVVCLTYGEKGESQGLWKQPGMTLETVKARRHEEASTAAAVLGAEIEFLDLGDYPIRPTDELYAALVATMRRVRPDVILTHPARDPYNLDHSLVHEVVLRSRMIAQAAGHDPDTRPIGAPQVLQFEPHQPEQCGFKPDLLLDVSDVFPLKRRAMEAMEGAQGHLVAYYDELGGRRGVQARRNGGASTITHAEAYERVFPTVAGSLR from the coding sequence ATGACCGACCAACCCGCCATGCTCGTCGTCAGTGCACACGCGGCCGATTTCGTGTGGCGTGCCAGCGGGGGCATCGCGTCGTTCGTCCGGCAGGGCGGCCGGGCCCACGTGGTCTGCCTGACCTACGGCGAGAAGGGCGAGTCGCAGGGGTTGTGGAAGCAACCCGGCATGACGCTCGAGACCGTCAAGGCCCGCCGGCACGAGGAGGCCAGCACCGCGGCCGCCGTGCTCGGCGCCGAGATCGAGTTCCTCGACCTGGGCGACTATCCCATCCGCCCAACCGACGAGCTCTACGCCGCGCTGGTGGCCACGATGCGGCGGGTGCGGCCCGACGTCATCCTCACCCATCCGGCGCGCGACCCCTACAACCTCGACCACTCGTTGGTCCACGAGGTCGTGCTCCGGTCCCGGATGATCGCGCAGGCCGCCGGCCACGACCCCGACACCAGGCCGATCGGCGCGCCGCAGGTGCTCCAGTTCGAGCCGCACCAGCCCGAGCAGTGTGGCTTCAAACCCGACCTGCTGCTCGACGTGAGCGACGTCTTCCCGCTCAAACGCAGGGCCATGGAGGCGATGGAGGGCGCACAGGGACACCTCGTCGCCTACTACGACGAGCTCGGTGGCCGGCGCGGGGTGCAGGCCAGGCGCAACGGCGGTGCCAGCACCATCACCCATGCCGAGGCCTACGAGCGGGTCTTCCCGACGGTCGCCGGGAGCCTGCGGTGA
- a CDS encoding GntR family transcriptional regulator, with amino-acid sequence MTTTPRQGERLRDTASVVHAIREAILVGEFNPGQRLIESELSQRFSASRGTVREALALLGNEGLAVREVNRGARVRPVSKEEAIEITEVRAVLEGLCARRAATRATAAERKELRELGTTMQAAVKRGDIMTYSQVSQDVHLRIRELSGQSTAADVLNRLRFRSVRYQFSVALLPGRPAEGLKEHLGVIKAVVAGQADLAETVMREHLESVIEAISQLPESLPTMHVG; translated from the coding sequence GTGACGACGACGCCACGCCAAGGAGAACGCCTGCGGGACACCGCTTCCGTGGTGCACGCGATCCGCGAGGCGATCCTCGTCGGCGAGTTCAACCCCGGCCAGCGGCTGATCGAAAGCGAGCTGTCGCAACGGTTTTCGGCATCGCGGGGCACCGTGCGCGAGGCGCTCGCGTTGCTGGGCAACGAAGGCCTGGCGGTGCGCGAGGTCAACCGTGGCGCGCGGGTGCGCCCGGTCTCCAAGGAAGAGGCGATCGAGATCACCGAGGTGCGTGCCGTCCTCGAAGGACTGTGCGCCCGCCGGGCCGCCACCCGGGCCACCGCGGCCGAGCGCAAGGAGCTGCGCGAGCTCGGCACCACCATGCAGGCGGCGGTGAAGCGGGGCGACATCATGACCTACAGCCAGGTCAGCCAGGATGTGCACCTGCGGATCCGCGAGCTGTCCGGCCAGAGCACCGCGGCCGACGTGCTCAACCGCCTGCGGTTCCGCAGCGTCCGCTACCAGTTCAGCGTGGCCTTGCTGCCCGGCCGGCCGGCCGAAGGCCTCAAGGAGCACCTCGGTGTCATCAAGGCCGTCGTGGCCGGCCAGGCCGACCTCGCCGAAACCGTGATGCGCGAACACCTGGAGAGCGTGATCGAGGCGATCAGCCAGCTCCCGGAGTCGCTGCCGACGATGCACGTCGGCTGA
- a CDS encoding ABC transporter substrate-binding protein, translated as MRAKNALKICAAAVATVLLATACGNGSDSGGGSSADTATLDLTKAPTSTTTVKVGVLGLVADAPFFVADTLGYFKDQGITVDFQTFQSGADMIPAIASGQLDVGWGQYTAGLFNAFGRGIDVKLVASAGSVDAKTTSGLYVSTKSGLAPGDAAGLAGKKLAVNGQGLGAQAYLHMMLKKNGIDDKSVNVQVLSLPNQVAALASGAIDGAFLVDPLTGAVLGQGTGKKFATNYEMAGNTEHQIAGVLYSPQFSGKTDTASRFMMAYLKASNMVNKAFGDKDPTALQDVAKGLMAHVQTVKSADALKGYYVTGGSADVDTASIDMFLGAFKELGLVTAPNVDYKKYIDTSFGEAAQRALGASTGAASGG; from the coding sequence ATGAGAGCGAAGAACGCACTGAAGATATGTGCCGCGGCGGTGGCGACGGTTCTGCTCGCGACCGCCTGCGGCAACGGATCCGACTCCGGCGGTGGCTCCTCCGCCGACACCGCCACGCTCGACCTGACCAAGGCACCCACCTCCACTACCACCGTCAAGGTCGGCGTCCTCGGCCTGGTCGCCGACGCGCCCTTCTTCGTCGCCGACACCCTCGGCTACTTCAAGGACCAGGGCATCACCGTCGACTTCCAGACCTTCCAGTCCGGCGCCGACATGATCCCGGCCATCGCCAGCGGGCAGCTCGACGTCGGCTGGGGGCAATACACCGCCGGCCTGTTCAACGCGTTCGGCCGAGGCATCGACGTCAAGCTGGTCGCCAGTGCCGGCAGCGTCGACGCCAAGACCACCAGCGGTCTCTACGTCAGCACGAAGTCGGGCCTCGCGCCGGGCGACGCGGCCGGGCTGGCCGGCAAGAAGCTGGCCGTCAACGGTCAGGGCCTGGGCGCCCAGGCCTACCTGCACATGATGCTCAAGAAGAACGGTATCGACGACAAGTCGGTCAACGTGCAGGTGCTGTCGCTGCCGAACCAGGTCGCGGCGCTGGCCAGCGGCGCCATCGACGGCGCCTTCCTGGTCGACCCGCTGACCGGCGCCGTCCTCGGCCAGGGCACCGGCAAGAAGTTCGCCACCAACTACGAGATGGCCGGCAACACCGAGCACCAGATCGCCGGCGTCCTCTACTCGCCGCAGTTCAGCGGCAAGACCGATACCGCCAGCCGGTTCATGATGGCCTACCTCAAGGCGTCGAACATGGTCAACAAGGCGTTCGGCGACAAGGACCCGACCGCGCTGCAAGACGTCGCCAAAGGCCTGATGGCACACGTGCAGACGGTCAAGAGCGCCGACGCGCTCAAGGGCTACTACGTCACCGGCGGCTCGGCCGACGTCGACACGGCGTCGATCGACATGTTCCTGGGCGCCTTCAAGGAGCTCGGCCTCGTCACCGCACCCAACGTCGACTACAAGAAATACATCGACACCTCGTTCGGTGAGGCGGCGCAGCGTGCGCTCGGCGCCTCGACCGGCGCGGCCAGCGGAGGCTGA
- a CDS encoding ABC transporter ATP-binding protein, which translates to MARTTSGYAIEGTGLGKSFAVGRREVKAFAGIDLRVGHGEFVAILGASGGGKTTLLRVLARLEEHTEGQLVVRAADTGSGRPPSATVFQEPSAFPWMSVRRNIAYGMWAVGVGRAEQRREVDRLLEMVGLSAFADAYPHELSGGMKQRVAVARALAVGSEILFMDEPFGLLDEQTRLALQQDLIRIWEQTRKTIVFVTHSIQEAIVLADRVLVLSSRPGRIVLSREVPFGRPRNAFDLGRDPAFAELAAELHDALVGDGHDSAKQGSDA; encoded by the coding sequence GTGGCACGCACGACGAGCGGGTACGCCATCGAGGGCACCGGCCTCGGCAAGTCCTTCGCCGTGGGCCGGCGCGAGGTCAAGGCGTTCGCGGGCATCGACCTGCGGGTCGGGCACGGTGAGTTCGTCGCGATCCTGGGTGCCTCCGGCGGCGGCAAGACGACGCTGCTGCGGGTCCTCGCCCGGCTCGAGGAGCACACCGAGGGCCAGCTCGTCGTGCGGGCCGCGGACACCGGCTCGGGAAGGCCGCCCTCCGCGACGGTCTTCCAGGAGCCGTCGGCCTTCCCGTGGATGTCCGTGCGCCGCAACATCGCGTACGGCATGTGGGCCGTCGGTGTCGGCCGGGCCGAACAGCGCCGGGAGGTCGACCGCCTGCTGGAGATGGTGGGCCTGTCCGCGTTCGCCGACGCCTACCCGCACGAGCTCTCCGGCGGCATGAAGCAGCGGGTCGCGGTGGCCCGGGCGCTGGCCGTCGGCTCCGAGATCCTGTTCATGGACGAGCCGTTCGGTCTGCTCGACGAGCAGACCCGGCTCGCCCTCCAGCAGGACCTGATCCGGATCTGGGAGCAGACCCGCAAGACGATCGTGTTCGTCACCCACTCGATCCAGGAGGCGATCGTGCTCGCCGACCGGGTGCTGGTGCTGAGCTCGCGACCCGGGCGGATCGTGCTCTCCCGCGAGGTGCCGTTCGGTCGCCCGCGCAATGCCTTCGACCTGGGCCGGGACCCGGCCTTCGCGGAACTCGCCGCCGAGCTGCACGACGCGCTCGTCGGCGACGGCCACGACAGCGCCAAGCAGGGGAGCGACGCATGA
- a CDS encoding Rieske 2Fe-2S domain-containing protein, with product MVYSVPVTSVGPGTPAGQVLRQSWHPIGVSADLEPGKARPLRILGEEFTLYRGRSGKPYIVGSRCAHRYTWLHTGWVEEDNIRCFYHGWKYDGGGQCIEMPAENEAFAKKIKIPHYRAVDYAGLIFGYFGDEDVPPPMWSFPQFDDPGNHLVSSIRPPGVWPMNYFQALENGVDPVHTAFVHSKSEPHWNGVPEVDGIETDEGLEITATRVNHDGVKDVRVTHYFFPNLSRITIYLVSGEDHQFNHYIWFVPIDDENTLMISNTVIPKHLVEQVPGFIKGAGRGWSENSHHELMNAERGPESVTEEDYTAMVGQGRVADRTNERLGRSDRVVIKLRHIWTRKIESLEPRGAGVPDLRSGQARPLTGRNEVPHND from the coding sequence ATGGTCTATTCGGTTCCAGTGACGAGCGTGGGTCCCGGCACCCCAGCCGGCCAGGTGCTCCGGCAGTCGTGGCACCCGATCGGCGTGTCCGCGGATCTCGAGCCTGGCAAGGCCCGACCGCTGCGCATCCTGGGTGAGGAGTTCACCCTCTATCGTGGACGGAGCGGGAAGCCTTATATCGTCGGCTCTCGCTGCGCACACCGCTACACCTGGCTGCACACCGGCTGGGTCGAAGAGGACAACATCCGCTGCTTCTACCACGGCTGGAAGTATGACGGCGGTGGCCAGTGCATCGAGATGCCCGCGGAGAACGAGGCGTTCGCCAAGAAGATCAAGATTCCGCACTACCGGGCGGTCGACTATGCCGGCCTGATCTTCGGCTATTTCGGCGACGAGGACGTTCCGCCTCCGATGTGGAGCTTCCCGCAGTTCGACGATCCCGGCAACCACCTGGTCTCCAGCATCCGTCCGCCGGGCGTGTGGCCGATGAACTACTTCCAGGCGCTCGAGAACGGTGTCGACCCGGTGCACACCGCGTTCGTGCACAGCAAGAGCGAGCCGCACTGGAACGGCGTACCCGAGGTCGACGGCATCGAGACCGACGAGGGCCTCGAGATCACCGCCACCCGGGTCAACCACGACGGGGTCAAGGACGTGCGGGTCACGCACTACTTCTTCCCCAACCTCTCCCGGATCACCATCTACCTGGTCTCCGGCGAGGACCACCAGTTCAACCACTACATCTGGTTCGTCCCGATCGACGACGAGAACACCCTCATGATCAGCAACACGGTGATCCCCAAGCACCTCGTCGAACAGGTGCCGGGCTTCATCAAGGGCGCCGGCCGAGGCTGGTCGGAGAACTCCCACCACGAGCTGATGAACGCCGAGCGCGGCCCCGAGAGCGTGACCGAAGAGGACTACACCGCGATGGTCGGGCAGGGCCGCGTGGCCGACCGCACCAACGAGCGGCTGGGCCGCTCCGACCGCGTCGTGATCAAGCTGCGGCACATCTGGACCCGCAAGATCGAGTCGCTGGAGCCCCGCGGTGCCGGCGTTCCCGACCTCCGTTCCGGCCAAGCCCGCCCGCTGACCGGACGCAACGAGGTCCCGCACAACGACTAA
- a CDS encoding ABC transporter permease: MTRVNAAPAPPSEGSGLREVAYPAKPLDLRLVARRYRRTQYVNLVMPFVLLALWQVLVESGALDQRFFSAPTAIVRTLWKMAGDGALWTAIGATGQRALVGFVIGAVAGALIGVASARSWIVRAVVNPIVAATYPVPKIALLPVLLLIFGTGDTSIYLVVAISVFYVVLMNTVAGVSNIPMIFQDVARTLDVRGFRYLRTIAIPGALPVIFASLRTSWGIALVIDVAAEFTSSDTGLGRMILNSWQVFDIDSMYAGLVVTALLGWLSFLVIDLLERLLIPWRRGVER; this comes from the coding sequence ATGACCCGGGTCAACGCGGCACCGGCACCGCCCTCCGAGGGATCTGGGCTGCGCGAGGTCGCCTACCCCGCCAAGCCGCTGGACCTGAGGCTGGTCGCGCGCCGCTACCGCCGCACCCAGTACGTCAACCTGGTCATGCCGTTCGTGCTCCTGGCCCTGTGGCAGGTGCTCGTGGAAAGCGGCGCGCTGGACCAGCGCTTCTTCTCCGCGCCGACGGCCATCGTCCGGACACTGTGGAAGATGGCCGGCGACGGGGCGCTCTGGACGGCGATCGGCGCCACCGGGCAGCGGGCGCTGGTCGGCTTCGTGATCGGTGCGGTCGCGGGCGCGCTCATCGGCGTCGCGTCGGCCCGGTCGTGGATCGTGCGGGCCGTGGTCAACCCGATCGTCGCGGCCACCTACCCGGTGCCGAAGATCGCCCTGCTCCCCGTTCTGCTGCTGATCTTCGGAACCGGCGACACCAGCATCTACCTGGTGGTGGCCATCTCGGTGTTCTACGTCGTGCTGATGAACACCGTGGCCGGGGTCAGCAACATCCCGATGATCTTCCAGGACGTGGCGCGGACCCTCGACGTGCGCGGCTTCCGCTACCTGCGCACCATCGCGATCCCCGGCGCGCTGCCGGTCATCTTCGCCTCGCTGCGCACCTCGTGGGGCATCGCGCTGGTCATCGACGTCGCCGCCGAGTTCACCAGCTCCGACACCGGCCTCGGCCGGATGATCCTCAACTCCTGGCAGGTCTTCGACATCGACTCGATGTATGCCGGCCTGGTCGTCACCGCCCTGCTCGGCTGGCTCAGCTTCCTCGTCATCGACCTGCTCGAGCGCCTGCTGATCCCGTGGCGGCGCGGGGTGGAGAGGTGA
- a CDS encoding 4-carboxy-4-hydroxy-2-oxoadipate aldolase/oxaloacetate decarboxylase has protein sequence MSGVVVRSTAAADPAAVEVLAAAGVATAHEAQGRTGLLAPYLRPIYPGKRIAGRAVTVLSHPGDNLMIHAAVEQVRAGDVLVVAFNSATTDGALGELLATSLRAHGALGVVIDAGVRDVAELTGMDFPVWSRAVSAQGTVKATGGSVNVPVVVAGALVNPGDVVVADDDGVVVVPRAAAAEVAAKSTAREANEATKRAKLAAGELGLDLYHLRPLLESLGVVYRDATDA, from the coding sequence GTGAGCGGCGTCGTCGTGCGCAGCACCGCCGCCGCCGACCCCGCGGCCGTGGAGGTGCTGGCCGCCGCCGGCGTGGCGACCGCGCACGAGGCGCAGGGCCGCACAGGGCTGCTCGCCCCCTATCTACGCCCGATCTACCCCGGCAAGCGCATCGCCGGCCGGGCGGTCACCGTGCTCTCCCACCCGGGCGACAACCTCATGATCCACGCGGCGGTCGAGCAGGTCCGCGCCGGCGACGTCCTGGTCGTCGCGTTCAACTCGGCCACCACCGACGGCGCCCTCGGCGAGCTGCTGGCCACCTCGCTGCGGGCACACGGCGCGCTCGGCGTGGTCATCGACGCGGGCGTCCGTGACGTCGCCGAGCTGACCGGGATGGACTTCCCGGTGTGGTCCAGGGCCGTCTCCGCGCAGGGCACGGTCAAGGCCACCGGCGGTTCCGTCAACGTCCCGGTCGTCGTCGCGGGCGCGCTGGTCAACCCGGGCGACGTGGTCGTGGCCGACGACGACGGCGTCGTGGTGGTCCCGCGCGCGGCCGCGGCCGAGGTGGCCGCGAAGTCGACCGCCCGCGAGGCCAACGAGGCCACAAAGCGGGCCAAACTCGCGGCCGGCGAGCTCGGTCTCGACCTCTACCACCTGCGCCCGCTGCTCGAATCGCTCGGCGTCGTCTACCGCGACGCGACCGACGCCTGA
- a CDS encoding muconolactone Delta-isomerase family protein: MNEFLVRQSNRVPATSEGKELRARLQPLERERAQELRDAGILVRLWRVPGTRDSIGLYRAADATALHEALASLPMFPWMEISVEALATHPQEQKPG; this comes from the coding sequence GTGAACGAGTTTCTGGTTCGCCAGTCCAACCGGGTGCCCGCCACCTCGGAGGGCAAGGAGTTGCGGGCGCGGCTCCAGCCGCTCGAACGCGAGCGCGCACAGGAGCTTCGCGACGCGGGCATCCTGGTGCGACTGTGGAGAGTGCCGGGGACCCGCGACTCCATCGGCCTCTACCGGGCCGCCGACGCGACCGCGCTGCACGAGGCGCTGGCGTCGTTGCCGATGTTTCCGTGGATGGAGATCTCGGTCGAGGCGCTCGCCACCCACCCGCAGGAGCAGAAGCCGGGCTGA
- a CDS encoding alpha/beta hydrolase produces the protein MTTLQFPGAGGRSVPAELVLHPEPGAPVVVLVHGGGWRLGSRTDYAGWATALGGAGFATLSIDYTLAAPGAPSWPAALDDVAGAFRFVRSHGRELGVDGDRIGVLATSAGAHLSATAVLSADSGVAAAVLVNGVYDLRAQHDASVARGGPNAVDGLIGASPQDAPAIYAAASPTALAATTDRAAAVTWTLVYGERDPVVPPDQSQAFAAVLRDRGADVRIVPVPEQTHHWNTTTPVDAGTNLAIRDVVVDRLGRALGRHPG, from the coding sequence GTGACCACCCTCCAGTTCCCGGGCGCGGGCGGCCGCTCCGTGCCCGCGGAGCTGGTCCTGCACCCCGAACCCGGTGCCCCGGTCGTGGTGCTGGTCCATGGTGGAGGGTGGCGGCTCGGTTCCCGCACCGACTACGCCGGCTGGGCGACCGCCCTCGGCGGGGCGGGCTTCGCGACCCTGTCGATCGACTACACGCTGGCCGCGCCCGGAGCGCCGTCGTGGCCGGCCGCCCTCGACGACGTCGCCGGCGCGTTCCGGTTCGTCCGCTCACACGGGCGGGAACTCGGCGTCGACGGCGATCGGATCGGTGTGCTGGCGACCTCCGCCGGCGCACACCTGAGCGCCACGGCCGTGCTCAGCGCCGACAGCGGCGTCGCGGCCGCCGTACTCGTGAACGGGGTCTATGACCTGCGCGCCCAGCACGACGCGTCGGTGGCCCGCGGCGGCCCCAACGCGGTCGACGGTCTGATCGGCGCGAGCCCGCAGGACGCTCCCGCCATCTACGCGGCCGCGTCACCGACCGCGCTCGCCGCCACCACCGATCGGGCCGCCGCGGTGACCTGGACGCTGGTCTACGGCGAGCGGGACCCGGTCGTGCCGCCCGACCAGTCGCAGGCGTTCGCGGCCGTGTTGCGCGACCGCGGCGCCGACGTGCGCATAGTGCCGGTGCCGGAGCAGACCCACCACTGGAACACCACCACGCCGGTCGACGCGGGAACCAACCTCGCGATCCGCGACGTCGTTGTCGACCGGCTGGGGCGGGCGCTGGGCCGACACCCCGGCTAG
- a CDS encoding alpha/beta hydrolase, with translation MTTYVLVHGAWHGAWCWRPVADRLRAAGHDVVAPTLTGLAERAHLTVGVDLSTHVRDVTSVIEHDDLRDVVLVGHSYAGMVVTGVAALIPQRLRRLVIVDGFLPDAGEQAIELLPPHAAAHYRESATPNAAGVWMIPPRPMVNLGVTDPAVVAAVTPRLTPHPLQTYLDGSPGDAGALTVPGAYVLCAGWKTPFAGFADKAERLGWPVERIPADHEVPLTNPDLLAVALLSAADRTEAPA, from the coding sequence ATGACGACTTACGTGCTCGTGCACGGTGCCTGGCACGGCGCCTGGTGCTGGCGCCCGGTGGCCGACCGGTTGCGCGCGGCCGGCCACGACGTGGTGGCCCCGACGCTGACCGGGCTCGCCGAGCGCGCCCACCTCACCGTGGGCGTTGACCTCTCGACGCACGTGCGCGACGTCACGTCGGTGATCGAGCACGACGACCTGCGCGACGTCGTCCTGGTCGGACACAGCTACGCCGGCATGGTGGTCACCGGTGTCGCCGCCCTGATCCCCCAGCGGCTGCGGCGCCTCGTCATCGTCGACGGCTTCCTGCCCGACGCCGGCGAGCAGGCGATCGAGCTCCTGCCGCCGCACGCCGCCGCGCACTATCGCGAGTCGGCGACGCCCAACGCCGCCGGCGTGTGGATGATCCCGCCGCGCCCGATGGTCAACCTCGGTGTCACCGACCCGGCGGTGGTGGCCGCGGTCACGCCGAGACTGACTCCGCATCCGTTGCAGACCTATCTGGACGGTTCACCCGGCGACGCGGGAGCGCTGACCGTCCCCGGCGCCTACGTGCTGTGCGCGGGGTGGAAGACCCCGTTCGCCGGGTTCGCCGACAAGGCCGAGCGGCTCGGCTGGCCGGTCGAGCGGATTCCGGCCGACCACGAGGTCCCGCTGACCAACCCCGACCTGCTCGCCGTGGCACTGCTGTCGGCGGCCGACCGCACGGAGGCCCCGGCGTGA